The Pangasianodon hypophthalmus isolate fPanHyp1 chromosome 2, fPanHyp1.pri, whole genome shotgun sequence genome window below encodes:
- the phospho2 gene encoding pyridoxal phosphate phosphatase PHOSPHO2 isoform X2 — translation MRCKNDFRFTIRYLSENKTVHGSCSSELATMKKKTLVVFDFDHTLVDRNSDTWVIGCTPERSLPAWLENSYQRGRWTEYMGRVFTYLGERSVPPDAIRELMQTIPFTDGMIELLKFIRQNQSDIDCIIVSDSNTLFIDWILEVGDVTSAIHSVFSNPASVDPRGYIEVRCFHSHSCERCPVNMCKQKVLTDFRDKQADTGVHYHTVCYVGDGSNDFCPVKVLNEGDIAMPRKGYSLEKLLAKSRSESNGPKVQVIPWSSGTEILNQLKLIQKQAELF, via the exons ATGCGGTGTAAAAATGACTTTCGATTTACAATCAGATACCTTTCGGAGAATAAAACTGTACACGGGTCGTGTTCGTCTGAATTG GCCACGATGAAGAAGAAGACGTTAGTGGTGTTTGATTTTGATCACACGCTGGTGGACAGGAACAGTGACACGTGGGTGATCGGATGCACGCCTGAGCGGAGCCTCCCTGCCTGGCTCGAGAATTCATACCAGAGAGGACGCTGGACCGAGTACATGGGTCGAGTGTTTACCTACCTCGGAGAGCGGTCTGTCCCTCCGGACGCCATACGGGAGCTCATGCAGACGATCCCGTTCACGGACGGAATGATCGAGCTGCTGAAGTTCATCCGTCAAAACCAGAGCGACATCGATTGCATTATAGTCTCCGATTCCAACACTCTGTTCATAGACTGGATTTTAGAAGTCGGCGACGTGACAAGCGCCATCCATAGCGTCTTCTCGAACCCGGCCAGTGTTGACCCGCGCGGGTACATCGAAGTCCGCTGCTTTCATTCGCACTCCTGCGAACGCTGTCCGGTTAACATGTGCAAGCAGAAAGTGTTGACTGATTTTCGAGACAAGCAAGCGGACACTGGTGTCCATTACCACACTGTGTGTTACGTAGGAGATGGAAGCAATGATTTCTGTCCGGTTAAGGTTTTAAATGAAGGGGATATCGCAATGCCACGTAAAGGGTACAGCCTTGAAAAACTTCTGGCCAAAAGCAGGAGTGAAAGTAACGGTCCTAAGGTGCAGGTGATACCTTGGAGCAGCGGGACTGAAATACTAAACCAGCTGAAACTCATCCAGAAACAGGCTGaactattttaa
- the phospho2 gene encoding pyridoxal phosphate phosphatase PHOSPHO2 isoform X1, translated as MRCKNDFRFTIRYLSENKTVHGSCSSELIPLTCLQATMKKKTLVVFDFDHTLVDRNSDTWVIGCTPERSLPAWLENSYQRGRWTEYMGRVFTYLGERSVPPDAIRELMQTIPFTDGMIELLKFIRQNQSDIDCIIVSDSNTLFIDWILEVGDVTSAIHSVFSNPASVDPRGYIEVRCFHSHSCERCPVNMCKQKVLTDFRDKQADTGVHYHTVCYVGDGSNDFCPVKVLNEGDIAMPRKGYSLEKLLAKSRSESNGPKVQVIPWSSGTEILNQLKLIQKQAELF; from the exons ATGCGGTGTAAAAATGACTTTCGATTTACAATCAGATACCTTTCGGAGAATAAAACTGTACACGGGTCGTGTTCGTCTGAATTG attCCTTTAACATGCTTGCAGGCCACGATGAAGAAGAAGACGTTAGTGGTGTTTGATTTTGATCACACGCTGGTGGACAGGAACAGTGACACGTGGGTGATCGGATGCACGCCTGAGCGGAGCCTCCCTGCCTGGCTCGAGAATTCATACCAGAGAGGACGCTGGACCGAGTACATGGGTCGAGTGTTTACCTACCTCGGAGAGCGGTCTGTCCCTCCGGACGCCATACGGGAGCTCATGCAGACGATCCCGTTCACGGACGGAATGATCGAGCTGCTGAAGTTCATCCGTCAAAACCAGAGCGACATCGATTGCATTATAGTCTCCGATTCCAACACTCTGTTCATAGACTGGATTTTAGAAGTCGGCGACGTGACAAGCGCCATCCATAGCGTCTTCTCGAACCCGGCCAGTGTTGACCCGCGCGGGTACATCGAAGTCCGCTGCTTTCATTCGCACTCCTGCGAACGCTGTCCGGTTAACATGTGCAAGCAGAAAGTGTTGACTGATTTTCGAGACAAGCAAGCGGACACTGGTGTCCATTACCACACTGTGTGTTACGTAGGAGATGGAAGCAATGATTTCTGTCCGGTTAAGGTTTTAAATGAAGGGGATATCGCAATGCCACGTAAAGGGTACAGCCTTGAAAAACTTCTGGCCAAAAGCAGGAGTGAAAGTAACGGTCCTAAGGTGCAGGTGATACCTTGGAGCAGCGGGACTGAAATACTAAACCAGCTGAAACTCATCCAGAAACAGGCTGaactattttaa